One region of Skermanella mucosa genomic DNA includes:
- the typA gene encoding translational GTPase TypA, translating into MDLRNIAIIAHVDHGKTTLVDVLLRQSGSFRENQQVAERAMDSNDLERERGITILAKCTSVLWDGTRINIVDTPGHADFGGEVERILSMVDGVVVLVDAAEGPLPQTKFVVGKALKLGLRPIVVINKVDRPDARPHEVHDEVFDLFAALEASDEQLDFPTLFASGRNGWAAESLEAERVDMKPLFELVRRHVPAPKVAANKDDANFTMLVTTLEANPYLGRILTGRIETGTARANMQIKALSRDGKVIETGRISKLLAFRGLERVGVDEAQAGDIVAIAGLTKATVADTICDPGVETALPAQPIDPPTLAMTFSVNDSPLAGREGDKVTSRMIRDRLFREVEGNVALKVSETDGTDAYEVAGRGELQLGILIETMRREGFELSISRPRVLFQSDPITGQRQEPIEEVVIDVDEEFSGTVVQKVSERKGDLIEMKPSGAGKSRLVFHVPSRGLIGYQSEFLTDTRGTGLMNRLFHGYAPYKGPIASRHTGVLISNGDGTAVAYALWNLEDRGPMMIEPGVPVYQGMIIGEHTRGNDLEVNVLKGKQLTNIRAAGKDEAVRLTNPIVMTLEKAMSYIADDELLEVTPKSIRLRKRHLDPNERKRAQKQAEAS; encoded by the coding sequence ATGGATCTGCGGAATATCGCCATCATCGCGCACGTCGACCATGGCAAGACCACCCTTGTCGACGTGTTGCTTCGCCAGTCCGGTTCGTTTCGCGAGAACCAGCAGGTCGCCGAACGGGCGATGGACAGCAACGACCTGGAACGTGAGCGCGGCATCACCATCCTTGCCAAGTGCACGTCCGTCCTGTGGGACGGCACCCGGATCAACATCGTCGACACCCCCGGCCACGCCGACTTCGGCGGCGAGGTCGAGCGCATCCTGAGCATGGTCGACGGCGTCGTGGTGCTGGTGGACGCGGCCGAGGGCCCGCTGCCCCAGACCAAGTTCGTGGTCGGCAAGGCGCTGAAGCTGGGCCTGCGCCCGATCGTCGTGATCAACAAGGTGGACCGCCCGGACGCCCGTCCGCACGAGGTCCATGACGAGGTGTTCGATCTGTTCGCGGCGCTGGAAGCCAGCGACGAGCAGCTCGATTTCCCGACGCTGTTCGCCTCGGGCCGCAACGGCTGGGCGGCGGAGAGCCTGGAAGCCGAGCGGGTCGACATGAAGCCGCTGTTCGAGTTGGTCCGCCGGCACGTTCCCGCTCCCAAGGTCGCCGCCAACAAGGACGACGCCAACTTCACCATGCTGGTGACGACGCTGGAGGCGAACCCCTATCTGGGCCGCATCCTGACCGGCCGCATCGAGACCGGCACCGCCCGCGCCAACATGCAGATCAAGGCGCTGTCCCGCGACGGCAAGGTGATCGAGACCGGTCGCATCTCCAAGCTGCTGGCCTTCCGCGGCCTGGAGCGGGTCGGCGTCGACGAGGCCCAGGCGGGCGACATCGTCGCCATCGCCGGCCTGACCAAGGCAACCGTCGCCGACACCATCTGCGATCCCGGCGTCGAGACCGCCCTGCCGGCCCAGCCGATCGACCCGCCGACGCTGGCGATGACCTTCTCGGTCAACGACAGCCCGCTGGCCGGACGCGAGGGCGACAAGGTGACCAGCCGCATGATCCGCGACCGGCTGTTCCGCGAGGTCGAGGGCAACGTGGCGCTGAAGGTCAGCGAGACCGACGGCACCGACGCCTACGAGGTCGCCGGCCGCGGCGAGCTTCAGCTCGGCATCCTGATCGAGACCATGCGCCGCGAAGGGTTCGAGCTGTCGATCTCCCGCCCGCGCGTGCTGTTCCAGAGCGACCCGATCACCGGCCAGCGCCAGGAGCCGATCGAGGAAGTGGTGATCGACGTGGACGAGGAGTTCTCCGGAACCGTCGTCCAGAAGGTCTCCGAGCGCAAGGGCGACCTGATCGAGATGAAGCCTTCGGGCGCCGGCAAGTCGCGCCTGGTGTTCCACGTGCCGTCGCGCGGCCTGATCGGCTATCAGAGCGAGTTCCTGACGGACACCCGCGGCACCGGCCTGATGAACCGGCTGTTCCACGGCTACGCCCCGTACAAGGGTCCGATCGCGTCGCGCCACACCGGCGTGCTGATCTCCAACGGCGACGGCACCGCGGTGGCCTATGCCCTGTGGAACCTGGAAGACCGCGGCCCGATGATGATCGAGCCGGGCGTCCCGGTCTACCAGGGCATGATCATCGGCGAGCACACCCGCGGCAACGACCTGGAAGTCAACGTCCTCAAGGGCAAGCAGCTGACCAACATCCGCGCCGCCGGCAAGGACGAGGCGGTCCGCCTGACCAACCCGATCGTGATGACGCTGGAGAAGGCGATGTCCTACATCGCCGACGACGAGCTGCTGGAAGTGACGCCGAAGTCGATCCGGCTGCGCAAGCGCCACCTCGACCCCAACGAGCGCAAGCGCGCCCAGAAGCAGGCCGAGGCGAGCTGA